One Mycobacterium kubicae genomic window carries:
- the proB gene encoding glutamate 5-kinase encodes MTSPHREAVRTARSLVVKVGTTALTTPAGMFDVNRLAELAEAIEARMKAGSDVVIVSSGAIAAGLEPLGLSRRPKDLATKQAAASVGQVALVNSWSAAFARYGRTVGQVLLTAHDISMRVQHNNAQRTLDRLRSLHAVAIVNENDTVATNEIRFGDNDRLSALVAHLVGADALVLLSDIDGLYNADPRKTPGARFIPEVSGPADLDGVIAGAGSHLGTGGMASKMSSALLAADAGVPVLLAPATNAASALTDASVGTVFAARPERMSARRFWVRYAAESAGSLTLDDGAVRAVLRQRRSLLPAGITAVSGRFFGGDVVELVGPDTAVVARGVVAYDANELAAIMGRSTSELPGELRRPAVHADDLVAV; translated from the coding sequence ATGACCAGCCCGCACCGTGAGGCGGTCCGGACCGCGCGCAGCTTGGTGGTCAAGGTAGGGACCACGGCGCTGACCACCCCGGCGGGCATGTTCGACGTCAACCGGCTGGCCGAGCTCGCCGAGGCCATCGAGGCACGGATGAAGGCTGGCTCCGACGTGGTCATCGTGTCCTCCGGTGCTATCGCCGCCGGTCTCGAACCGCTCGGATTGTCCCGCCGCCCAAAGGATCTGGCGACCAAGCAGGCGGCGGCCAGTGTGGGTCAAGTCGCTCTGGTGAATTCGTGGAGCGCGGCGTTCGCCCGATACGGCCGCACGGTAGGGCAGGTGTTGTTGACCGCGCACGATATCTCGATGCGGGTGCAGCACAACAACGCCCAGCGGACCCTGGACCGGCTGCGGTCCTTGCACGCGGTGGCGATCGTCAACGAGAACGATACGGTGGCCACCAACGAAATTCGGTTCGGCGACAACGACCGGCTCTCGGCGCTGGTGGCCCACCTGGTGGGCGCCGACGCCTTGGTGCTGTTGTCCGATATCGACGGGCTCTACAACGCCGACCCGCGCAAGACTCCTGGGGCGCGATTCATCCCGGAGGTGTCCGGGCCGGCCGATCTGGACGGCGTGATCGCAGGAGCCGGTAGCCATCTAGGCACCGGCGGGATGGCGTCGAAGATGTCGTCGGCGTTGCTGGCCGCCGACGCCGGAGTGCCGGTGCTGCTGGCCCCGGCGACCAATGCCGCGTCCGCGCTCACCGACGCGTCGGTGGGCACGGTGTTCGCCGCTCGGCCCGAGCGGATGTCGGCACGCCGGTTCTGGGTGCGTTATGCCGCCGAATCCGCCGGCTCTCTGACGCTGGACGACGGCGCGGTGCGCGCCGTGCTGCGCCAACGCCGATCCCTGCTGCCCGCGGGAATCACCGCTGTCTCCGGCCGCTTCTTCGGCGGCGACGTGGTCGAATTGGTCGGGCCGGACACGGCAGTGGTCGCCCGCGGCGTCGTCGCCTACGACGCGAACGAGCTGGCGGCCATCATGGGCCGGTCCACCTCCGAGTTGCCCGGGGAGCTGCGCCGGCCTGCCGTGCACGCCGACGACCTGGTGGCCGTGTAG
- a CDS encoding Rne/Rng family ribonuclease, with protein MVDGAPPSDSANEPTQRQDLPDRLRVHSLARTLGTTSRRVLDALTALDGRIRSAHSSVDHVDAVRVRDLLAAQPSDSSDADTAPSPAADPPDEPESRLMLETAVERPHYMPLFVAPQPVTAPVDDDSADDDSDDDSGDDPGDDAEGQDGDDDDEQADRPAGKRRRRGRRGRGRGRGEQGGPDGQSEGQGTDNGDGEKRAADGVDSDAGSDATDGQDSDDSDDSDDSDDTGDDENGSADAGSRRRRRRRRRKTGSADDNEDGPAPDDPPNTVVHERPPRNGKSGGGDDSGGNEIKGIDGSTRLEAKRQRRRDGRDAGRRRPPVLTEAEFLARREAVERVMVVRDRVRTEPPHPGARYTQIAVLEDGIVVEHFVTSAASASLVGNIYLGIVQNVLPSMEAAFVDIGRGRNGVLYAGEVNWEAAGLGGTDRKIEQALKPGDYVVVQVSKDPVGHKGARLTTQVSLAGRYLVYVPGASSTGISRKLPDTERQRLKEILREVVPSDAGVIIRTASEGVKEDDIRGDVTRLQERWKQIEAKAAEIKQKAAGAAVALYEEPDVLVKVIRDLFNEDFAGLVVSGDEAWTTINDYVNSVAPDLVSKLTKYEPAVGPEGQTGPDVFAVHRIDEQLAKAMDRKVWLPSGGTLVIDRTEAMTVIDVNTGKFTGAGGNLEQTVTKNNLEAAEEIVRQLRLRDIGGIVVIDFIDMVLESNRDLVLRRLTEALARDRTRHQVSEVTSLGLVQLTRKRLGTGLIEAFSSSCPNCGGRGILLHADPVDSAPSTGRKSETGNRRNRRSKKNRAEEPADKGVVAKVPAHAPGEHPMFKAMAAAADRDDDEESGDSDEELTAETDEQTQPRAAADLEDTEDSDFDDTEDSEDDSDDDTDEDEDDDADELDDEDEDLDELEDEDIDDDDEDDDADDDEDAEDEDDIDELDSVSDAEDDDSQSDDASDHAHADDQGADEDTDAGQEPLASAVPVSSAGGRPRRRRAAGRPAGPPIHPD; from the coding sequence GTGGTAGACGGTGCCCCACCATCAGACTCAGCAAATGAACCGACACAGCGACAGGACCTGCCGGACCGGCTAAGAGTCCACTCGCTGGCCCGGACGCTGGGCACCACCAGCAGACGGGTGCTCGACGCGCTGACCGCGCTCGACGGCCGGATCCGCAGCGCCCACTCCAGCGTCGACCACGTCGACGCGGTCCGGGTCCGGGATCTGCTGGCCGCCCAGCCCTCCGACTCGTCCGACGCCGACACCGCGCCCAGCCCCGCCGCGGATCCGCCGGACGAGCCGGAATCCCGGCTGATGCTCGAGACCGCGGTCGAGCGGCCGCACTACATGCCGTTGTTCGTCGCACCCCAACCCGTGACCGCGCCGGTCGACGACGACTCGGCCGACGACGATTCCGACGACGACTCCGGTGACGACCCCGGTGACGACGCAGAGGGCCAGGACGGCGACGACGACGACGAACAGGCCGACCGGCCGGCCGGCAAGCGGCGGCGTCGGGGCCGGCGCGGCCGGGGTCGCGGCCGCGGCGAGCAAGGCGGACCCGATGGCCAGTCCGAAGGCCAGGGCACGGACAACGGCGATGGTGAAAAGCGTGCCGCCGACGGTGTCGACTCTGATGCCGGCTCTGATGCCACCGATGGCCAAGATTCCGACGACTCCGACGACTCGGACGACTCCGACGACACTGGCGACGACGAGAACGGTTCAGCCGACGCCGGCAGCCGACGCCGTCGCCGTCGGCGGCGGCGGAAAACGGGCTCCGCTGACGACAACGAGGACGGTCCGGCGCCGGATGACCCGCCTAACACCGTCGTGCACGAGCGGCCCCCACGCAACGGCAAATCCGGAGGCGGTGACGACTCCGGGGGCAACGAGATCAAGGGCATCGACGGCTCGACTCGTCTGGAGGCCAAACGACAGCGTCGCCGCGACGGGCGTGACGCCGGCCGGCGCCGCCCGCCGGTACTGACCGAAGCCGAATTCCTCGCGCGCCGCGAGGCCGTCGAACGGGTCATGGTGGTGCGCGACCGGGTCCGCACCGAGCCGCCGCACCCGGGTGCGCGCTACACCCAGATAGCGGTCCTGGAAGACGGCATCGTCGTCGAACACTTCGTCACCTCGGCAGCCTCGGCCTCGCTGGTCGGCAACATCTACCTGGGCATCGTCCAAAATGTGTTGCCGTCCATGGAAGCGGCATTCGTCGACATCGGTCGCGGCCGCAACGGTGTCCTGTACGCCGGCGAAGTCAACTGGGAGGCCGCCGGACTCGGCGGTACCGACCGCAAGATCGAACAAGCCCTCAAACCCGGCGACTACGTCGTCGTGCAGGTCAGCAAGGACCCGGTCGGGCACAAGGGCGCCCGGCTGACCACGCAGGTCTCGCTGGCCGGTCGCTACCTGGTCTATGTGCCCGGCGCGTCGTCCACCGGCATCAGCCGCAAGCTGCCCGACACCGAACGCCAGCGGCTCAAAGAGATCCTGCGTGAGGTGGTGCCGTCGGACGCCGGCGTCATCATCCGCACGGCGTCCGAAGGCGTCAAAGAGGACGACATCCGCGGTGACGTCACGCGGCTACAGGAACGCTGGAAGCAGATCGAGGCCAAGGCGGCCGAAATCAAGCAGAAGGCAGCAGGCGCCGCGGTGGCGCTCTACGAAGAGCCCGATGTGCTGGTCAAGGTCATCCGCGACCTGTTCAACGAGGACTTCGCCGGTCTGGTGGTGTCCGGCGACGAGGCGTGGACGACGATCAATGACTACGTGAATTCTGTTGCGCCGGACCTTGTTTCGAAGCTGACGAAGTACGAGCCTGCGGTCGGGCCGGAAGGACAGACCGGGCCGGACGTGTTCGCGGTGCACCGCATCGACGAGCAACTCGCCAAGGCGATGGACCGGAAAGTGTGGCTGCCGTCGGGCGGCACGCTGGTGATCGACCGCACCGAGGCCATGACGGTCATCGACGTCAACACCGGGAAGTTCACCGGCGCCGGCGGCAATCTGGAGCAGACGGTCACCAAGAACAACCTCGAGGCGGCCGAGGAGATCGTGCGTCAGCTGCGGCTGCGTGACATCGGCGGCATCGTGGTCATCGACTTCATCGACATGGTGCTCGAATCCAACCGCGACCTGGTGTTGCGCCGGCTCACCGAGGCGCTGGCCCGGGACCGCACCCGCCACCAGGTCTCCGAGGTGACGTCGCTGGGCTTGGTGCAGCTGACCCGCAAGCGGTTGGGCACCGGATTGATCGAGGCGTTCTCCTCCTCCTGCCCGAACTGCGGGGGCCGCGGCATCCTGCTGCACGCCGACCCGGTTGATTCGGCGCCGTCGACCGGTCGCAAGTCCGAGACCGGCAATCGCCGCAACCGGCGGTCGAAGAAGAACCGCGCCGAAGAACCCGCTGACAAGGGCGTGGTCGCCAAGGTCCCGGCGCACGCTCCGGGCGAACATCCGATGTTCAAGGCGATGGCCGCCGCGGCCGATCGGGATGACGACGAGGAATCCGGTGACTCCGACGAGGAACTCACCGCCGAGACCGACGAGCAGACCCAACCGCGGGCCGCGGCCGACCTCGAGGACACCGAAGACAGCGACTTCGACGACACCGAGGACAGCGAAGACGACTCGGACGACGACACCGACGAAGACGAAGACGACGACGCCGACGAACTCGACGACGAGGACGAGGACCTCGACGAACTCGAAGACGAGGACATCGACGACGACGACGAGGACGACGACGCCGACGACGACGAAGACGCAGAGGACGAGGACGACATCGACGAACTCGACTCCGTCTCCGACGCCGAAGACGACGACTCGCAGTCCGACGACGCAAGCGACCACGCACACGCCGACGACCAAGGCGCCGACGAAGACACCGACGCGGGGCAGGAACCGCTCGCTTCGGCGGTGCCCGTCAGCTCGGCCGGCGGCCGTCCGCGGCGCCGACGCGCGGCGGGCCGCCCCGCGGGGCCGCCGATCCACCCGGACTAA
- a CDS encoding DUF4233 domain-containing protein, which translates to MTDDPHPQPAPGDQAAAPDPWKSFGAVMAATLILEAIVVLLAIPVVGAVGGGLSGPSLGYLIGLAVLLILLAGVQRKPWAIWVNLGAQLLLLAGFAVYPGVGFIGVLFTALWALIAYFRAEVRRRQDRGVPPGA; encoded by the coding sequence ATGACCGACGATCCGCACCCACAGCCCGCGCCCGGGGATCAGGCCGCGGCGCCCGACCCGTGGAAGAGTTTCGGCGCCGTCATGGCCGCCACCTTGATCCTGGAAGCGATCGTGGTGCTGCTGGCCATACCGGTGGTAGGGGCGGTGGGCGGCGGCCTGAGCGGGCCATCGCTGGGGTATCTGATCGGCCTGGCCGTGCTGCTGATCCTGCTGGCGGGCGTGCAGCGCAAGCCGTGGGCGATCTGGGTGAATCTGGGTGCGCAACTGCTGCTGTTGGCCGGTTTTGCGGTCTACCCGGGGGTGGGGTTCATCGGCGTCTTGTTCACGGCGTTATGGGCGCTCATCGCCTACTTCCGCGCCGAGGTACGGCGGCGCCAAGACCGCGGCGTGCCGCCCGGCGCCTGA
- the rpmA gene encoding 50S ribosomal protein L27, producing MAHKKGASSSRNGRDSAAQRLGVKRFGGQIVKAGEILVRQRGTKFHPGVNVGRGGDDTLFAKASGAVEFGIKRGRKTVSIVGPSAD from the coding sequence ATGGCACACAAAAAGGGCGCTTCCAGCTCGCGTAACGGCCGCGACTCCGCCGCACAGCGGCTGGGCGTCAAGCGGTTCGGCGGCCAGATCGTCAAAGCCGGCGAAATCCTCGTCCGGCAGCGCGGCACCAAGTTCCACCCCGGCGTGAACGTCGGGCGCGGCGGCGACGACACGCTGTTCGCGAAGGCTTCCGGTGCGGTCGAGTTCGGCATCAAGCGAGGACGTAAGACCGTCAGCATCGTCGGACCCAGCGCCGACTGA
- the folC gene encoding bifunctional tetrahydrofolate synthase/dihydrofolate synthase, with protein sequence MSFEQSDWSDDPPAVEVTPTPDEIASLLQVEHLLDQRWPETKIEPSLTRISALMDLLGSPQLNYPSIHIAGTNGKTSVARMVDALITTFHQRTGRTTSPHLQSAVERISIDGKPISPGQYVATYREIEPFVHMVDEQSQAAGGPAMSKFEVLTAMAFAAFADAPVDVAIVEVGMGGRWDATNVINAPVAVITPVSVDHVEYLGDDIAGIAGEKAGIIHQAAEGAPDTVTVIARQVPEAMEVLLAQAVRADAAVAREDSEFAVLGRQVAIGGQVLQLQGLGGVYSDIYLPLHGEHQAHNAVVALAAVEAFFGAGAQRQLDVEAVRAGFAAVASPGRLERMRSAPTVFIDAAHNPAGAAALAQSLTDEFDFRYLVGIISVLADKDVDGILAALEPVFDSVVVTHNGSPRALDVQSLALVAQERFGPDRVITTENLRDAIDAATALVDDAAAAEGEALSGTGIVVTGSVVTAGAARSLFGRDPQ encoded by the coding sequence ATGAGTTTCGAGCAATCCGATTGGTCCGATGACCCACCGGCGGTCGAGGTGACGCCTACGCCCGACGAGATCGCCTCGTTGCTGCAGGTGGAACACCTGCTGGACCAGCGCTGGCCCGAGACCAAGATCGAGCCGAGCCTGACGCGGATCAGCGCGCTGATGGACCTGCTCGGGTCTCCGCAGCTCAACTACCCCTCGATCCACATCGCCGGGACCAACGGCAAGACCTCCGTCGCGCGGATGGTCGACGCGCTGATCACGACGTTCCACCAGCGCACCGGCCGCACCACCAGCCCGCACCTGCAGTCGGCGGTGGAACGCATCTCGATCGACGGGAAACCGATCAGCCCGGGCCAATACGTCGCGACCTACCGTGAAATCGAGCCGTTCGTCCACATGGTCGACGAGCAGTCGCAGGCCGCCGGCGGGCCCGCCATGAGCAAGTTCGAGGTGCTGACCGCGATGGCGTTCGCCGCCTTCGCCGACGCGCCCGTCGACGTCGCCATCGTCGAGGTCGGCATGGGCGGGCGCTGGGACGCCACCAACGTGATCAACGCGCCGGTGGCCGTCATCACCCCGGTCAGCGTCGACCATGTCGAATATCTCGGCGACGACATCGCCGGCATCGCCGGTGAGAAAGCGGGCATCATCCACCAGGCCGCCGAAGGTGCACCCGACACCGTCACGGTCATCGCCCGCCAGGTGCCCGAGGCCATGGAAGTGCTGTTGGCTCAAGCGGTACGCGCCGATGCCGCGGTCGCCCGCGAAGATTCCGAATTCGCCGTCCTGGGGCGCCAAGTCGCCATCGGCGGCCAGGTGCTGCAGCTGCAGGGCCTGGGCGGGGTCTACTCAGACATCTACCTGCCGCTGCACGGGGAACACCAGGCGCACAACGCGGTCGTCGCGCTCGCGGCCGTCGAAGCCTTCTTCGGCGCCGGCGCCCAGCGGCAACTCGACGTCGAAGCGGTGCGTGCCGGATTCGCCGCCGTCGCCAGTCCGGGCCGGCTGGAACGTATGCGCAGCGCTCCCACGGTGTTCATCGACGCCGCCCACAACCCTGCCGGAGCGGCCGCCTTGGCGCAGTCGCTGACCGACGAATTCGATTTCCGCTACTTGGTCGGGATCATCAGCGTGCTGGCCGACAAGGACGTGGACGGCATCCTGGCGGCGCTCGAGCCGGTGTTCGACTCAGTCGTCGTCACCCACAACGGGTCACCGCGAGCGCTGGACGTCCAGTCGCTGGCGCTGGTGGCCCAAGAACGGTTCGGGCCGGACCGGGTGATCACCACGGAGAATCTGCGCGACGCGATAGACGCCGCTACCGCGCTGGTCGACGACGCCGCGGCCGCCGAAGGGGAGGCCTTGTCGGGTACCGGGATAGTCGTCACCGGCTCCGTCGTCACCGCCGGCGCCGCTCGCAGCCTGTTCGGCAGGGATCCGCAATGA
- a CDS encoding TetR/AcrR family transcriptional regulator has product MPSVTRKPQANRQLRREQMERRLLEATERLMRDGASFTELSVDRLATEAGISRASFYIYFEDKGDLLRRLAGQVFGDLTSGAQRWWGVAWRHDPEDLRAAMSAIIASYRRHQPVLVALNEMAAYDPVTTETYGQLLTAVSERLTKVIEDGQADGSIRRHLPAATMASALTWMVERACQQNLPANPPEYDAELATSLTEIVWGALYLKPASAQ; this is encoded by the coding sequence ATGCCGTCGGTCACCCGCAAGCCCCAAGCCAACCGCCAGCTGCGCCGGGAGCAGATGGAACGCCGGCTGTTGGAAGCCACCGAGCGGCTGATGCGCGACGGCGCCAGCTTCACCGAGTTGAGCGTGGACCGGTTGGCGACCGAGGCCGGTATTTCGCGCGCCAGTTTCTACATCTATTTCGAAGACAAGGGCGACCTGCTGCGCCGTCTCGCCGGCCAGGTTTTCGGCGATCTGACCTCCGGTGCGCAACGGTGGTGGGGGGTGGCCTGGCGACACGATCCAGAGGATCTCCGAGCCGCGATGTCGGCCATCATCGCCAGCTATCGCCGTCATCAACCGGTGCTGGTCGCGCTCAACGAGATGGCCGCCTACGACCCGGTCACCACCGAGACCTATGGACAGCTGTTGACGGCGGTGTCAGAGCGGTTGACCAAGGTCATCGAGGACGGGCAGGCCGACGGGTCGATCCGCCGCCATCTGCCTGCGGCCACCATGGCCAGCGCGCTGACGTGGATGGTGGAGCGGGCCTGCCAGCAGAACCTGCCTGCGAATCCGCCCGAGTATGACGCGGAGCTGGCCACCTCGCTCACCGAAATCGTCTGGGGCGCTTTGTATCTCAAGCCCGCATCCGCTCAGTGA
- the obgE gene encoding GTPase ObgE, producing MPRFVDRVVIHTRAGSGGNGCASVHREKFKPLGGPDGGNGGRGGSVIFVVDPQVHTLLDFHFRPHITAPSGKQGMGSNRDGAAGADLEVKVPDGTVVLDENGRILADLVGAGTRFEAAAGGRGGLGNAALASRARKAPGFALLGEQGEARDLTLELKTVADVGLIGFPSAGKSSLVSVISAAKPKIADYPFTTLAPNLGVVSAGEHSFTVADVPGLIPGASQGRGLGLDFLRHIERCAVLVHVVDCATNDPGRDPISDIDALEAELAAYTPTLQGDAALVDLAERPRAVVLNKIDVPEARELAEFVQDEIAQRGWPVFIVSTVTRENLQPLIFGLWQMITEYRATQPQVVARRPVIRPIPVDDSGFTVESDGHGGFVVSGARPERWVGQTDFDNDEAVGYLADRLARLGVEDELLRLGARPGCAVTIGDMTFDWEPQTPAGAHVAMSGRGTDARLERTDRIGAAERKAARRQRRSHNIGPTTENPDDQPAP from the coding sequence ATGCCTCGATTCGTTGATCGGGTCGTCATTCACACCCGGGCGGGTTCGGGCGGAAACGGCTGCGCTTCGGTCCACCGCGAGAAGTTCAAGCCGCTGGGCGGCCCGGACGGCGGTAACGGTGGCCGCGGCGGCAGCGTCATCTTCGTCGTCGACCCGCAGGTGCACACCCTGCTTGACTTTCACTTCCGTCCGCACATCACCGCGCCGTCCGGCAAGCAGGGGATGGGCAGCAACCGCGACGGCGCCGCCGGTGCCGACCTGGAAGTCAAGGTGCCCGACGGCACCGTGGTGCTGGACGAGAACGGCCGGATCCTCGCCGACCTGGTCGGCGCGGGAACCCGCTTCGAAGCCGCCGCGGGGGGCCGCGGCGGGCTGGGCAACGCCGCCCTGGCCTCACGCGCCCGCAAAGCCCCCGGATTCGCCCTGCTGGGCGAGCAAGGTGAAGCGCGCGACCTAACCCTGGAACTCAAGACCGTCGCCGACGTCGGACTGATCGGCTTCCCGTCGGCCGGCAAGTCGTCGCTGGTCTCGGTGATTTCCGCGGCCAAGCCGAAGATCGCCGACTACCCGTTCACCACGCTGGCGCCCAACCTCGGGGTGGTGTCGGCGGGCGAGCATTCCTTCACGGTTGCCGATGTGCCCGGCCTCATCCCGGGCGCGTCCCAGGGCCGCGGTCTGGGCCTGGACTTCCTGCGGCACATCGAACGCTGCGCGGTTCTGGTGCACGTCGTGGACTGCGCCACCAACGACCCGGGCCGCGACCCGATCTCTGACATCGACGCCCTGGAAGCAGAGCTGGCTGCCTACACGCCGACCCTGCAAGGGGATGCGGCCCTGGTCGACCTCGCCGAGCGCCCGCGCGCGGTGGTACTCAACAAGATCGACGTGCCCGAGGCCCGCGAGTTGGCCGAGTTCGTGCAAGACGAGATCGCACAGCGCGGCTGGCCCGTCTTCATCGTCTCCACAGTCACCCGGGAAAATCTGCAGCCGTTGATCTTCGGGCTGTGGCAGATGATCACGGAATACCGCGCTACGCAGCCGCAAGTGGTGGCGCGCCGGCCGGTGATCCGCCCGATCCCGGTCGATGACAGCGGCTTCACGGTCGAGTCCGATGGGCACGGTGGTTTCGTGGTCAGCGGCGCACGACCCGAGCGCTGGGTGGGCCAGACCGACTTCGACAACGACGAGGCCGTCGGCTACCTCGCGGATCGGCTGGCCCGGCTGGGCGTCGAGGACGAACTGCTGCGGCTGGGCGCTCGACCCGGTTGCGCGGTGACCATCGGCGACATGACGTTCGACTGGGAACCGCAGACCCCTGCGGGCGCTCATGTCGCAATGTCAGGCCGGGGCACCGATGCCCGCCTGGAGCGCACCGATCGAATCGGCGCCGCCGAGCGCAAAGCCGCCCGCCGTCAACGCCGGTCCCACAACATCGGTCCGACCACAGAAAATCCTGATGACCAGCCCGCACCGTGA
- the ndk gene encoding nucleoside-diphosphate kinase: protein MTERTLVLIKPDGVQRQLIGEIISRIERKGLTIAALQLRTVDEELASRHYAEHEGKPFFGSLLEFITSAPVVAAIVTGPRAITAFRQLAGGTDPVDKATPGTIRGDFGLETQFNLVHGSDSPESAEREIALWFPGG, encoded by the coding sequence GTGACCGAGCGGACCCTCGTATTGATCAAGCCCGACGGCGTGCAACGCCAACTGATTGGCGAGATAATCAGCCGTATCGAGCGAAAGGGCCTCACCATCGCGGCGCTGCAGCTCAGAACCGTCGATGAGGAGCTGGCCAGCCGTCATTACGCCGAACACGAAGGCAAGCCCTTCTTCGGATCACTGCTCGAATTCATCACCTCCGCCCCGGTAGTGGCCGCCATCGTGACCGGCCCGCGGGCGATCACGGCGTTTCGTCAGCTGGCCGGCGGGACCGACCCGGTGGACAAAGCCACACCCGGCACCATCCGGGGCGACTTCGGGTTGGAGACGCAGTTCAACCTGGTGCACGGCTCGGACTCACCGGAATCGGCCGAGCGGGAAATCGCGCTCTGGTTCCCAGGCGGGTAG
- the rplU gene encoding 50S ribosomal protein L21: protein MATYAIVKTGGKQYKVAVGDVVKVEKLESEPGAQVSLPVALVVDGANVTTDAAALANVAVTGEILEHTKGPKIRIHKFKNKTGYHKRQGHRQQLTVLRVTDIA, encoded by the coding sequence ATGGCGACCTACGCAATCGTCAAGACCGGCGGCAAGCAGTACAAGGTCGCCGTCGGAGACGTGGTCAAGGTCGAGAAGCTCGAGTCCGAGCCCGGTGCGCAGGTGTCCCTGCCGGTGGCGCTGGTAGTCGACGGCGCCAACGTCACCACCGACGCCGCTGCCCTGGCCAACGTCGCGGTGACCGGCGAGATCCTCGAGCACACCAAGGGTCCCAAGATCCGTATCCACAAGTTCAAGAACAAGACCGGCTACCACAAGCGGCAGGGCCACCGTCAGCAGCTGACGGTCCTGAGGGTCACTGACATCGCGTGA